The Raphanus sativus cultivar WK10039 unplaced genomic scaffold, ASM80110v3 Scaffold1635, whole genome shotgun sequence region GGCAGCCGATTTTTTCACACGCATAATAATGGTCTCGATTCGCCTGAGTTAAACAGCCGGCTGAGTTATTGTTAACAAACAATACGCCTGAGTTAACTTCTTTAATGACAGCTGAGTTATTAAATTCTTAAAAGCTGAGTTTTttactaagaaaaaaaagaatacagaCAACGAATCAATTTACAGAACCAAAATTATCAGGACCAAACTCTTCAAACATGTCGACGAGAGCAAGCCAAATTCTAGGTAGCATCCACGACGGCTTGTCGCCACCATGCGCCCAGGTCCTCTGCAACTCACGCATCTGTAGACGAAACAGCGATCTGACCACCAGATTAAAATGTGTCCAAACTGTCAAATTATGTCTTCGATTCCACGTGCTTTTGCGCTATAAAAGAGATTACACATATTAgtgttgttgttttttgttgACAGAATAAACACATATTCGATATCGGTACTTACAGCGAGTTTTAGAAACCAACTTTCCTTAAAATAAACGGGAATGACGCGATATGTCGGCCACTCATGAACCCATCCTTCTGCTAGAATCGACGGGATCAACAAGGAGAGATCACTTAAAATTCTAAACCATGTAAGGGTGGTTGTGTCAAGCACGATACACGGACCAGGGTATAGAACGAGGAGGTTTTCCCGATTAGCAGAGCTTAGTATCGCATTAACACTGTTCTCTAACCTCCATGAATAATCAGGAACAACCTGCATAATTTTGATGTGTTTAGAATGGTGTACGAAGATGTGCAAGAGAAGGGAACTATTTATAAGTGCACTTTCCCGATTTAAAACGAAATGTCGCGTATGAATATTACGTTACAGCTGAGTTTTCTGGTGAATTTCGTTGCGGCTGAGGTTTGGGTTCATCAATCTTATggaattttcattttcaaaattcccGCTGGAAAAATGAAACGTCGCTTATGAAAATTACGTTACAGCTGAGTTTCTGCTAAAATTTCGTTTCATTACAGCTGATTTAATGGTTTCATTAATCTTATGGAAAATTCCCGCTTGAACAACTAAACGTCGCGATAAATACACCCGTTCGATTTCAGATAAATACGGATGTCTTATCTAACAGTAAAAATTACAACTCTTTATTTTCACACAATTACTCTCTATTAAAAACAGTTTCACATCTCTACATTAcagaaaaaatggaaaatttccCCATTCTTGAAATGCCTGAAGAAATGCAAGCTCTAGTGTTTGAACGTGTGGCTGGTAACTCCTTCAAAAATCTCTACTCCCTGAGAGCATCGTGCAAGTGGATGAAGGCGTTAGCAGAGCGGCGTAGGGTATACCATTTTTTCGATGTGTTATCCGTTCCCTGGGGAATCTTGCCTCCAGAGTTGTTGAAAACTTGCTTCGCTGAGAGAAATCCGAGCACTCTTTACATACAGGGTGTACAGTTTTTCTACACATTAACCTTCAAGAAGTGGGACTTGCTCTCATGAAGTTGGCAGCGGATGCAGGATATGAGCGTACTGAGTATGCACACGCAATGACTCGGAAAATCTTTTGGAATGATGACTCCTATTTTGCTCGTTTTCCAAGGGAATCGGTTGTGAGGATCGGGGAACAAGTGCGATCTGTGAAATGGGGATGGGGTTTGTGGCATGCTGACGAGTTCCGCGCAAAGAGGGCGGCATTCATCTCATATGCTGTTCCGTCGTTCTACAGCTGTCAATGCACTCGTCTTGTGAAGCGACAATGTATCTGCTTGTGGCACATTGATAACAGTAAGGATGACAACATGTGTAACCGCTGTTTCTGGATCAGAGAGGTGGGGCTGTTCTTCTGTGACTTTGAACCGATTAGCTTGTTTACTGACACAAGGAAGTGATGAAGATGTATTGTAtcagaatctttttttttttgctttgtttcttGCTTTGTTCCTTGCTTTGAATGAAGAACTTTATTATGGATAAGTTTAACTTATTCTATGTTACGACTGAGTTATTGTTTAAGTTATTCTGAGTTACGGCTGAGATATTGTTTAAGTTATGGCTGCATTAGTGTTAACATGATACGGCTGAGTGATATATACACGTTGTAGATAAGTTATTGTTTCATTACagcttatttatttaaatataacgGCTGAGTTATTTAATATTACGGCTGCgttattaataaaagttacgGCTTTGTTAGAATAAACGTTAAACGGCTGAGTTAATAAACGTAAAGACTGAGTTATGATTACAAAACATTCATACGTCGCCCGAAATAGTTACAGACGCTTGATGAAGAATACATTTTCTTTGTAATAATTACATAAACGGTAATATTTACTTCGGACATCCATTTACTTctaacatgaaaaatattttattaaaataataaaatattgtctcGATATTGTGAAGGCCTCGATATGCGCCATAATGAGTAGACAAACCCAGTCTACTCAAGAAAGACGAAACGTCCAATTACTAATATACTAAATggctatattatattaaacctTGTCGCCGAGTTTTCTTTAACGTTATGGCTTAGTTTTGGTAAACGTGACGGCTGAGTTGTggttagaaaaaacaaaattattttttaaaagtatattgtCTCGATATTATAAAGGCCTCGATATGCGGTTTAAGACGTATTTTTCCACACACTTGACGCGCCATAATGAGTAGACATACCCAGTCTACCCAAGAAAGACGAAACGTCCAATTACTAATATACTAAATGGCTGAATTATATTAAACGTTGTCGCCGAGTTTTTTTTAACGTTGTGGCTTAGTTTTGGTAAACGTGACGGCTGAGTTGTggttagaaaaaacaaaattattttttaaaagtatattgtCTCGATATTATAAAGGCCTCGATATGCGGTTTAAGACGTATTTTTCCACACACTTGACGCGCTATAATGAGTAGACAAACCCAGTCTACTCAAGAAAGACGAAACGTCCAATTACTAATATACTAAATgactgaattatattaaacgTTGTCGCCGAGTTTTATTTAACGTTATGGCTTAGTTTTGGTAAACGTGACGGCTGAGTTGTGgttagaaaatacaaaattattttttaaaactatattgtctCGATATTATAAAGGCCTCGATATGCGGTTTAAGACGTATTTTTTCACACACTTGACGCGCCATAATGAGTAGACAAACCCAGTCTACTCAAGAAAGACGAAACGTCCAATTACTAATATACTAAATGGCTGAATTATATTAAACGTTGTCGCTGAGTTTTATTTAACGTTTTGGCTGAATTATATTAAACGTCCAATTGGTAAATGTGACGGCTGAGTTGTAGTAAACGTTGTGGCTGAGTTATAGTAAACGTTGTAAAAGAGTTATATTACGATAAAAAGTTGTGGCTGAGTTATATTAATCGTCGTGGGTGAGATACAATAGACGTTGTGGCCGAGTTTTATAAGACAAAATATAAGagaattacaatattttataaagagatACGATCTAACTAGATTCCAAAACCAAAATTGTCAGGCCCAAACTCTTCAAACAtgtcaacaagagcaagccaaaCATTTTTTAGCATCCACTCGGGCTTCTGGCCACCATGCGCCCAAGACCTCCTCAACCACCGCATTTGAGATCGAAACATAGTTCTGGCAATCAGATTAAAATATGTCCGGACCAGAAAATTGTGCCTCCGATCCCATGTGTTTCTCCGCTAACAGAAGATGAAAAACAAATCTTAGTGCTGttgtttaatgaaatataaatacataattgaTGCTTACAGCGAGTTTAAGAAACCATCGTTCCTTAAAATGAGCGGGGATGGACCGATATGTCGGTCACTGATGAACCCATCCTTCTCGAAGAATATCTGGGATCGCCTGCGAAAGATCATGTAGAAATCTAAACCATGGTACAGAGGTTTTGTCTATATAGACACCCTGGCCAGGATTTAGAACGGGGAGGTTCTCCCGATTTGCAGAACTTAGAATGACATTAACACTGCCGTCAAGTCGTGATGACCAACCAGGGACAATCGACATATTTGTAGGTTACTGAATGTTAAGAGAAAAATTGTCTGAATGAATGGGTCTATATATAGAACGTCAGAGGTCGTGGGATAAAATTTCCCTAATCAGTTGAAAgcaacttcttttttttccgCCCATAAAACGAGACGTCGTTATTAAAATTCTCTTTACGGCCAAGTTAGTAAACATTAACGGCTGAGTTATTATatgaggtttagggtttagggtaaactttttaggatttaggttttggatttggatttatgttgcatgaaatataataaataacacaAATTCGTTTAAAACTACATTGTATATACTTCACTTTACAGAATTTTGCTTACACTTTATATCTAAATGTAAGATTTTATGTAATAGTAAGACACACATACAACAAGATCATGATCAATTCTAAACTCGTTAATTCAATAGAGTATACACATTCAGTTGATTACATATTCACTTGAAATTGATAATTGGAGTttgaatataacattttaaagtaTACAAATATAGTCTTTTATTTTAAGGTATAATTGcttatttagggtatagagttgtTTATATAAGGATTTAggttttggatttggatttatgttgcatgaaatataataaataacacaAATTCGTTTGAAACTACATTGTATATACTTCACTTTACAGAATTTTGCTTACACTTTATATCTAAATATAAGGTTTTATGTAATAGTAAGACACACATACAACAAGATCATGATCAATTCTAAACTCGTTAATTCAATAGAGTATACACATTCAGTTGATTACATATTCACTTGAAATTGATAATTGGAGTttgaatataacattttaaagtaTACAAATATAGTCTTTTATTTTAGGGTATAATTGCTTATTTAGGGTAATAGAGTTGTTTATATAAGGATCTAggttttggatttggatttatGTTGCATGAAATACAATAAATAACACAAATTCGTTTGAAACTACATTGTATATACTTCACTTTACAGAATTTTTCTTACACTTTATATCTAAATGTAAGGTTTTATGTAATAGTAAGACACACATACAACAAGATCATGATCAATTCTAAACTCGTTAATTCAATAGAGTATACACATTCagtcaatgttttgaaaaccggaccggacaccGACTCGGTGTAGTTACTGGTTGACTGGTTGGACCGGTTCAATCGGTCGAACCGggttttctatttataaaaaaaaaaaatatatataattatatatctacACATAATACactctctatttttttaattaactaaaaataaacaacaaacataaatctaactatatatatatgtgaatactATGTGAactgaattgaaaaaaataaatgatttacagttacaattattatatttatttatttttacaactaacatctcaaatttataaatatagcaaaataaatatagtatatatgtatatgagagtcaaaaatatattttttacattgtttcttaaaaaaataaaaaatcaattaaataataatagtcgaacattaattattaaatattaaattttagctagtaTTACTAGAAAACacataattatatgttaatttttaagaaccgggttttaaaattaacccgggtcaccggttttaccggTTTTTAGCCGGTTTTACCGGTTTTTCTCAAATCCGGGTCttaaaccgaaccggactcggcttcttcagcgagtcacggtcggaccggttcgaccggccggtccgatccggttttcaaaacactgcatTCAGTTGATTACATATTCACTTGAAATTGATAATTGGAGTTTAAACATAACATTTTAAAGTATAAACATTTCATCTTTGATAATTGAAAGTATGATTGagttacggctgagttatacTCAAACATGTTGAGTTACTACTTTACTAGACtgatttatatttacatttttcaattttagGGTAAGTTTGTGGTATGGCTGACTTATAAATTACGACGCGGCTTAGTTATAGATACGATAAGTCTCAGTTACCAGAGGTAACAAAACATTCTCGCTTTTATCAATTTGATTTAACGGCTgagttatatattaataaacgCATAGTTTTGTTTACATACGACTGAGTTAAAACAACTTAAAAGTTAACAAAGGCTGAGTTACATAACACGCGAAAGCTGACTTATGATGACAAAACATGACTAAACAGAGAAGTAGTAGCAAAGTATCGCCATTCCAGCCACACAAACAACCACATTCCTCAAACACCGACCCTCACTCAAACATTCGCCTCCTTTTCTCTCAGATTTTGTCTTTACTCCATTCGCCAACCGAGCAACGTTAACTCGCAACTCCGAGATGTCTCTATTCATGCCATTTATCACTGCCTTAATATCTTCAACATCTTCCACCAAGCACTCATCCGCCCATTTGAATAAATGACTCTGTTTTCACCAATGTAACCAGATTTAAGTATTACGTTTCCGAACATAGGAAATAAGAACCAGAACTAACCTTATGATATCCTTTTGCACAGCAATAGTACAATCTTCCTGGATTTGTTTCGCTTCCAGATGTAAAAATGTCAGATGGTGCACCACACCAACACTCTTTCGGCGTTCCTCTTTCTATATTCCTACGTCGTCTGTAATAATTTCCTGAGGTGAAGGATGAGGAAGACATTGTTAAAATAGATTTCAAAGTCCTTGgaaactaaaaatagttttactTTGTAAGAAGAGATACGACATCACAGatataatactattaaatatataaaatacaatataatatcAGTGTCTCGATATTGTAAATGAAATATGCATCCGTGCCAgccatatatataaaaactcgTAATAATGAGTCTCGATATTATCATGGCAGCCAAATTTTCCCATGCGCATAATGATGGAACTTCCCATATACGGCCTCTTAAAATTAAATCGAAGCTGGGTCATTTAAATACAATGATGACTGAGTTATTTAAATACGATATGTCTgacttatttaaataaaatgatggCTGAGTTATACCTTAATTATATTAGATATGTGGCCGACATAAcattcagaaacagaaacaatgcgtttcaaaataaaattacggctgagttattgAAACAATTTATGGCtgacttatataaaatatgtggcCGATATTATATTCAGAAACAGAAATAATGAAGTTCAAAATACAGACACGAAAAGACTTTCAGGAACCAAAATTATCtggatcaaactcttcaaacaTGTGGCAGAGATCAAGCCAAACGCTGGTTAGCATCCAAGTTGGCTTCTCGCCTCCTTCCGACCAAGTCCACCTCAAATGGCACATCTGGCAGCGAAATAGACTTCTGGCCACAAGATTAAAATTATGCCAAACTGTCAAATGATGCCTTCGATCCCATGtgttatatattaatacaaaagATTACAGACcgttgttatatattaatatatatgaacaaaTGTCGGGCCTTACAGCGAGTTGAAGAAACCAGTGTTCCTTAAAATGATAGAGGCGTAAGAAAGGGTATTAGAGAGGGCactatatatagagaaacaTAGAAAGTGAAACGGCGGGaattaaaatttctcaaaattcaTTTATCTTATTTCCCGCCAAACGACAACATTTATCAAACGTGGCGGCCGAGTTATATAACCTATTACGGCTGATTTACTAtttgggatttagggtttagggtttagtatttagagtttaggtttgtTTATTTAGGGATTTATGTTTAGGATTTGGAATAACGGTGtgataaatataacaaataacataaatttagtCTTAAAATGCATTGTGTATACTTTATGAGAGTTGTATTATGATCACACTCTATATCTACATGTAAGGTTTCAAGTAATTGTAAGACAACATATACCTCAAGATCATGATCGATCCTAAACTcgtaaattcaataaaaaagaGACGTTCAGTTGATTATATattcacttcaaatttagaattggattttcaatataacattttgaagtATAaacatatcaattattttaattcagGGTATGTTTGAGGTATGGCTGACTTTTATCTACCTTAACGGCTGCTTTATGAAGATGATGCGGCTgacttattaaatattttcctaTCTTAGGGTATCGTTTGAGGTTTGGCTGAGTTATATCTAACGTAACGGCTGCGTAATTTAAACAAGGTAGCTTAGTTACGATAAACAAATCATAACTTTAAGGCAAGTACAAAATATCTAGCCATGAGTCATACAAAACAAACGATAAACTCATCTTCATTCATCGCCAAACGACCCTACCAAACTACAACTTCCTTCATCGAAGACATCTGCTGCCATCTTCATTCTCAGACCTTGAATATTTTCATCCGATATCCCATCAAAAGCTACACCAAGCGCTAGACACTCGACGAACTTCAATGCATACACTCCACAGTCGCCTCAGGTCGTTTTGTGGAACAATATCTCTTGTTCTTCGTCTGAATCCAAACTCCTTCTTGGTAGGGACTCGGATATTAGCAGGAATAAGGACATCCAGCATCTCAGGGATCATAAGAGTAAGCGGCCTAAAGAAATTTAGCATTCTCAGCTCACTTTCGGGTGTTACCTCTCCAACGATTGAATCATAGCAATCAATCTTCTCTTTTATGCAGATCCACGTGAAACCCCACCCAATGATCGCCGCCAGTATTAAGCACTATGTACAAGTGATCTACTTCTGTAAACCACTGCAACTTTGTCTGAATGTCGGTGGGGATCAAACAGTTTACTAACCTCTCGTAACCACTTCCTTTGAATTTGACCATATCCGGTCTGACTAGGAACGTGCGTATAATCGTGAACCCATAATCCAAGGAACCAAGAGTCTATAAAGGCAATGCACTTGGACCAGAATGGGCTGGGATCTTGTTTGGACCTTTGAATGAGGACTCTAATATACGCAGCAATATGCTgcacatataatatataactcagCTGTACCATACTTATAACTTAGCCGTAAAGTAAATATAACTCAGCTGCATACTTACATTTTGAGTCAGCCATCCATATTGTTTGTTGGGCCAAGGTCTTGGAGTGATGAGGATTCTGTAGAACTCAATATTCTCGTGAGCTTCTCCATGTAGAATTTCTCTGATAATTTAACACAACTCAGTCTCTGCAAAATCTTTTTATTAGCTAAAATCAACGATTATCCCTTTTAGTCGGATCAACAGGTCCTAGGGGATCATATATTGCAGGTGAAGGTTCAAAACCCTTTCTCATGCACGTCGTTACATTGTCTCCGATGTGGGGAAATGGTACAGAAGGACCAAATTCCTCACTCCTTTGAGACCCTTGTGGAGATAATTGAACAGCTTTCAGCCGATACTCCTTTATTTTCCCACACATTTTCCTTTCATCTTCCTCCACATCAGATTCCGGCAACAGTTCGTCTGTTTTCGCCTCACTTTTCTTAGTCGGAATGGGTATTCTTATTGTACCACTGCGACTGTTTTTTGATATAGGAATAGCCTTTTTTAAGTCAGCCTCTTCTTGCTGCTTTTCCTTATTTAACTCAGCCTCTTCTTGCTGCTTTTTCTTCTTTAACTCAGCCGCTTTTTTCTTCCTTAACTCAGACtcttcttgcttcttcttcttctttaactcagtctcttcttgcttcttcttcctcttcaactcattttcttcttgcttctgcttcttcttcaactcAGCCGCTATGTTATTTCTTGCCCCTTTGCCCCTGCCACCGCGTCCGAGTGGTGGTTCCTTACCAGGAGAATCAGAGACCAAATCAGCATTTGTTGCATAGGCATTACAAAATGCCGAATCCAAGTTATTTTTCACCCCATCAGCCTTATCCCAGACAACCTTCGAATTCAGCTTTGCTCCCATACCTTTCGCATCAGCTTTAGCAATATCATCTGCCAGATTCTTGACATATTGgcctttactctctctctctctctctctctctctctctctctctctcttctctctctctctctctctctctctctctatctctctctctctctctctctctctctctctctctctctctccctcatcgtaaaccttttttttaaaagtataaaattgtaaacattcttttaattcaccgattatcttttaactaccacaattttgatttatatgggaatgtttcctagtttatatttatcatgaatttttcttgggtgaattaccaactaatcatagtttgccaattaatgtacaactttttttaaaaataaataaataaaataagaataattgtgttaagtttttaaaaatatgaaaaatattagtagttggcaagagatgaattttatttaacaattttaaaacgtcacaaaagagtaaatcataaacattaaacactataccctaaacccttggacaaagcttaaacccttgggtaaaaatccaaacactaaaccctaaattcttggatataccctaacccttgggtaaatcctaaacactaaactgtaaatctttggatatactcaaaacactaaatctctctctctctctctcctctcatctctctctctctctctctctctctctctctctctctctctctctctctctctctctctctctctctctctctctctctctctctctctctctctctctctctctctctccccctcatcgtaaacctttttttgaaaaaaa contains the following coding sequences:
- the LOC130504521 gene encoding uncharacterized protein At4g04775-like, with amino-acid sequence MSSSSFTSGNYYRRRRNIERGTPKECWCGAPSDIFTSGSETNPGRLYYCCAKGYHKSHLFKWADECLVEDVEDIKAVINGMNRDISELRVNVARLANGVKTKSERKGGECLSEGRCLRNVVVCVAGMAILCYYFSV